The window AAATCATTACGGGCCGGTATTTAGCGTTTTAATTGCGCCATTTTCATTAATGCCAAATAGTATTGGTTTATTGTTCTGGAATTTATTTAACTGTTTCCTGCTGTTTAAAGCCATTCAAACCTTGCCGGTAAGCGACGATAAAAAGGTAATTATCGGTTACATTGCCATTCCCTGCCTTATCGAATCGATGCTGAACCAGCAATTTAATGCCGGAGCAGCAGCATTAATTATTCTGAGTTTTACGCAATTGAATAAGAGCAATAATATTTGGTCGGCTTTTTTTATTGTGCTGGGCACTTTTATTAAACTTTATGGCATTGTAGGCCTGGTTTTCTTCTTCTTTGTTAAAAAGAAACCCCAGTTTATCCTTTGGCTAATTATCTGGTCGTTCATTATCCTCGCTGCTCCCATGTTGTTTGCATCGCCCGGTTTTGTGTTGCATGCTTATCTGGATTGGAAAAGTTCGCTGATCGGAAAAAATGAAATCAACGTTCTGGGTGGGGGCATCGATATTTCGATTATGGGATTCTTCAGGCGTATTTTAAACCAGCCAGAAATTCCTAACCTGCTTTTTCTTTCACTTGGTGCATTGATTTTTATGCTCCCCTTTATTCGCATTTCCCGTTTTTCGAAACCCAAATTCCAGCTGATGATATTGGCTTCCGTACTGCT is drawn from Pedobacter sp. HDW13 and contains these coding sequences:
- a CDS encoding glycosyltransferase family 87 protein, whose protein sequence is MTNYSNPIAPGGSASKRFYQENRFVLLLWVFVTLIFVIDSWVTHRFNNYLIFENTFRNLIHERSLYAPYPEFHDDANHYGPVFSVLIAPFSLMPNSIGLLFWNLFNCFLLFKAIQTLPVSDDKKVIIGYIAIPCLIESMLNQQFNAGAAALIILSFTQLNKSNNIWSAFFIVLGTFIKLYGIVGLVFFFFVKKKPQFILWLIIWSFIILAAPMLFASPGFVLHAYLDWKSSLIGKNEINVLGGGIDISIMGFFRRILNQPEIPNLLFLSLGALIFMLPFIRISRFSKPKFQLMILASVLLFPVLFSTGAEDCTFIISIVGVGIWYIFENNRAMKKVLLPVLLVIACNFPLLLFPVYAKAHPLSLAVISLPYFLVWLRIIYNATKSNMAYAEDTRPELAGALTK